A window of the Roseburia sp. 831b genome harbors these coding sequences:
- a CDS encoding sensor histidine kinase — protein MRQLIDKVFLYILGIIMMTTMDSFAEPVQILLLAFIWTGLGSYVKNEKMVYVLLCSYVLLCFGDANYIYFLPLIVYESGIRKQRCGYFALFTVFYGVSAYEVWQIILWFLSAALSVYLAEQTSKIQELQEEKIWLRDTSVELNLALKEKNQNLMERQDYEIHLATLRERNRIAREIHDNVGHMLSRSILQIGALTTIYKEEPVHGQLLSVNDTLNTAMNNIRESVHDLHDDAIDLRQAMTEIAKPMQDNYEVKLDYDMSKVVPNPVKYCFLTIVKEAMSNIVKHSDADMITILVREHPAFYQLAIEDNGSKEPKNLEGGIGLGNMQERVNALHGNFHVKYEQGFKINVSVKKEREHESFSD, from the coding sequence ATGCGTCAGCTTATCGATAAAGTGTTTCTCTATATCCTGGGAATTATTATGATGACAACAATGGACAGCTTTGCGGAGCCGGTACAGATTTTGTTGCTTGCATTTATCTGGACAGGATTGGGGAGCTATGTTAAAAATGAAAAAATGGTATACGTGCTGTTGTGCAGTTATGTTTTACTGTGTTTCGGTGATGCGAATTATATTTATTTTTTGCCACTTATTGTATATGAGAGCGGAATAAGGAAGCAACGATGTGGTTATTTTGCGCTTTTTACCGTGTTTTATGGCGTGTCTGCCTATGAAGTGTGGCAGATAATCCTTTGGTTTCTTTCGGCGGCGCTGTCAGTGTATCTTGCTGAGCAGACTTCAAAGATTCAGGAGCTTCAGGAAGAAAAGATCTGGCTGCGAGATACAAGTGTGGAACTAAATCTTGCGCTCAAAGAGAAAAACCAGAATCTGATGGAACGGCAGGATTATGAGATTCATCTTGCGACTCTGCGGGAACGAAATCGAATCGCAAGGGAAATTCATGATAACGTAGGGCATATGTTGTCACGTTCTATTTTACAGATAGGTGCGCTTACGACAATTTATAAGGAAGAACCGGTGCATGGGCAGCTGCTGAGTGTAAATGACACGCTGAATACGGCAATGAATAATATCCGGGAAAGTGTGCATGATTTGCATGATGATGCGATTGATTTAAGGCAGGCGATGACAGAGATTGCAAAACCGATGCAAGACAATTACGAGGTAAAACTTGATTACGATATGTCTAAGGTAGTGCCAAATCCCGTAAAGTATTGCTTTCTTACGATTGTAAAAGAGGCAATGTCAAACATTGTAAAACATAGTGATGCAGATATGATTACGATTCTCGTGCGGGAGCATCCGGCATTTTACCAGCTTGCCATTGAGGACAATGGAAGTAAGGAGCCAAAGAACCTGGAAGGCGGAATCGGACTTGGAAATATGCAGGAACGTGTCAATGCTTTACATGGAAATTTTCATGTGAAGTATGAGCAGGGATTTAAGATAAATGTATCTGTAAAAAAGGAGAGGGAACATGAAAGTTTTAGTGATTGA
- a CDS encoding putative DNA modification/repair radical SAM protein has translation MNIQQNLSLMEKLAILTDAAKYDVACTSSGVDRSGTKDGMGNSIAAGICHTFSADGRCVSLLKILFTNECIFNCSYCQNNCNSDIPRASFTPDEVCEITMEFYRRNYIEGLFLSSGILISPNYTMDLIYQTLYQLRVRHHFNGYIHVKAIPGADPLLIEKTGFLADRMSINLELPTTGSLRQLAPHKSRHTILKPMRMIQNGITENKNELMLYQKTPKFVPAGQSTQMIIGATPETDYQIMSVAEGLYQNFDLKRVFYSAFVNVNHNANLPVLPGGPPLLREHRLYQADFLLRYYHFKVNELLSEDRPDFNIYLDPKCDWALRHLELFPVEINKADYRTLLRVPGIGAKSAQRIVKARRMSRLDFSDLKKIGVVLKRALYFITCSGHMMYHTKLEEDYICRNLIGDKTMIPKEIRNSGYQQLSLFDTSMEDSLCISSSAKTALMGS, from the coding sequence ATGAACATTCAACAGAATCTTTCCCTGATGGAAAAATTAGCAATCTTAACCGATGCAGCAAAATATGATGTTGCTTGTACGTCAAGCGGTGTGGACCGTTCCGGTACGAAGGATGGCATGGGGAATTCCATTGCCGCCGGAATCTGTCATACTTTTTCTGCAGATGGACGCTGTGTTTCCTTATTAAAGATTCTTTTCACCAATGAATGTATTTTCAACTGCTCCTATTGCCAGAACAACTGTAATTCCGACATTCCACGTGCTTCTTTTACCCCAGATGAAGTTTGTGAGATTACAATGGAATTTTACAGAAGAAATTATATCGAGGGGCTATTCTTAAGTTCCGGCATTCTGATTAGTCCCAATTACACGATGGATCTGATTTATCAGACGCTTTATCAGCTGCGCGTCAGACACCATTTTAACGGCTATATCCATGTGAAGGCGATTCCGGGTGCAGATCCTCTTTTGATTGAAAAAACCGGATTTTTAGCCGACCGCATGAGCATTAACTTGGAGCTGCCAACCACCGGCAGTCTAAGGCAGCTTGCCCCACACAAATCAAGACATACCATTCTAAAGCCAATGCGTATGATTCAAAATGGTATCACGGAGAATAAAAATGAACTGATGCTCTACCAAAAGACACCGAAATTTGTTCCTGCAGGTCAAAGTACCCAGATGATTATTGGCGCCACACCCGAAACAGATTACCAGATTATGAGTGTTGCAGAAGGACTTTACCAGAATTTTGATTTAAAACGTGTCTTTTACTCTGCGTTTGTCAACGTCAACCATAACGCAAATCTGCCGGTTCTACCTGGCGGTCCACCACTTCTTCGTGAACACCGGCTCTATCAGGCTGACTTTTTGCTTCGCTATTATCATTTCAAGGTGAATGAACTGCTCTCCGAGGACCGACCTGATTTTAATATTTACTTAGATCCGAAATGTGACTGGGCGCTGCGCCATTTGGAACTTTTTCCGGTAGAAATCAACAAAGCTGATTATCGCACACTTCTTCGTGTCCCTGGCATTGGTGCCAAATCAGCCCAGCGAATTGTGAAAGCAAGACGCATGAGCCGGCTCGATTTCTCTGATTTAAAAAAGATTGGTGTGGTCTTAAAACGGGCACTTTATTTTATCACCTGCTCCGGTCACATGATGTATCACACCAAATTAGAAGAGGATTATATCTGCCGCAACCTAATCGGAGACAAAACCATGATTCCAAAAGAAATTCGAAACAGTGGTTATCAGCAATTAAGCCTTTTTGACACAAGTATGGAGGATTCTTTATGTATATCTTCGTCTGCGAAAACAGCATTGATGGGATCTTAA
- a CDS encoding response regulator transcription factor, with translation MKVLVIDDDSLVAISLKTILEADADIEVAAIGHNGKEAVAFYEKYKPDVLLMDIRMEEMSGLEAAEQILKRNLDAKILFLTTFSDDEYIVKALSIGAKGYILKQDFEGIVPALKAVHGGQSVFGGEIVTKIPVLKQSKAEFDYAQYEISEKEQGIIELVAEGFSNREISEKLFLSEGTVRNYISSVLEKLNLRDRTQLAVFYYKNVRNER, from the coding sequence ATGAAAGTTTTAGTGATTGATGATGATAGTCTGGTGGCAATTTCGTTAAAAACAATTTTAGAGGCAGATGCTGATATCGAAGTGGCTGCAATTGGTCATAATGGAAAAGAAGCAGTCGCATTTTATGAGAAATACAAACCGGATGTTTTGCTCATGGATATCCGAATGGAGGAAATGAGCGGATTAGAAGCCGCAGAACAGATTTTAAAGCGGAATTTAGATGCAAAAATTCTGTTTTTGACGACATTTTCGGATGATGAATATATAGTAAAAGCGCTAAGTATTGGTGCAAAAGGATATATTTTAAAACAGGATTTTGAAGGAATCGTGCCAGCATTAAAGGCGGTTCATGGAGGACAGAGTGTGTTTGGCGGGGAGATTGTGACAAAGATTCCCGTATTAAAACAAAGCAAGGCGGAGTTTGATTACGCACAGTATGAGATTAGTGAAAAAGAGCAAGGCATCATTGAACTTGTGGCGGAGGGATTCAGCAACCGGGAGATTTCGGAGAAACTTTTCTTAAGTGAGGGAACCGTCAGAAATTACATCAGCAGTGTATTAGAAAAGTTAAATCTTCGGGATCGTACGCAGTTGGCTGTATTTTATTATAAAAATGTAAGAAACGAAAGGTAA
- a CDS encoding TIGR03915 family putative DNA repair protein: MYIFVCENSIDGILTGVYDAFAFKVAHRDTLKEQDIGLSCHPDANYQLFTEYIPVPVSFEKAAKVRHTLYEKLGEEFYETIVSAILAVDTSGKKKSMDKANAVYFTICYALKKPQGSDIPFGASVLHYLGNPYIHRVFDLSRATHNEAHHLLGFLRFQELANGVLFSVIHPQNHCLPILAEHFTDRLPQENFLIYDETRKLAAIHKSGTYYALTDASDLNQEILTQLSEKESLYQELWLTFFEHIAIEARENPKLQAQNIPKRFWKDTVELSHLAK, from the coding sequence ATGTATATCTTCGTCTGCGAAAACAGCATTGATGGGATCTTAACCGGTGTGTATGACGCTTTCGCGTTTAAAGTTGCCCATCGCGATACCTTAAAGGAGCAGGATATTGGTCTATCCTGCCATCCCGATGCAAACTATCAACTTTTTACGGAATACATTCCGGTACCGGTCTCCTTTGAAAAAGCCGCAAAGGTTCGCCATACCTTATATGAAAAACTAGGCGAAGAGTTCTACGAGACGATTGTCTCCGCCATTCTTGCCGTTGACACCTCCGGGAAAAAGAAGTCTATGGATAAAGCAAATGCGGTCTACTTTACCATCTGTTACGCCTTAAAGAAACCGCAGGGCTCTGATATTCCTTTTGGTGCCTCTGTCCTTCACTATTTAGGGAATCCATACATTCACCGTGTGTTTGATTTATCCCGTGCCACACACAATGAGGCACACCATCTGTTGGGATTCCTCCGGTTTCAGGAGCTGGCAAACGGTGTACTATTTTCAGTAATACACCCACAAAATCACTGCCTGCCGATTCTTGCAGAGCATTTTACTGACCGCCTGCCACAGGAGAACTTCCTAATCTATGATGAGACCCGGAAACTTGCCGCCATTCATAAATCTGGAACCTACTATGCCTTGACGGATGCCTCTGACCTAAATCAGGAGATTCTGACGCAGCTCTCCGAAAAAGAATCCTTGTACCAGGAACTCTGGCTGACCTTCTTTGAGCATATTGCCATCGAAGCCAGGGAGAATCCAAAGCTTCAGGCTCAAAATATTCCAAAACGATTTTGGAAGGACACCGTAGAACTATCGCACCTTGCGAAATAG
- a CDS encoding ABC transporter ATP-binding protein: MNTPVVKVENLVKRYKDLVALDHFNLEIEEGEIFGLLGPNGSGKTTTINCILSLLSFDKGTIEVFGKEMHPNSYDLKRQIGVVMQNVAVFDDLTVYENIDYFCGLYIRDKKLRKQYIEDAISFVGLEDFQKFYPKKLSGGLLRRLNIACGIAHKPKLIILDEPTVAVDPQSRNKILEGIQELNRQGATIIYTSHYMEEVEQICTRIAIMDKGRNLALGTKEELKQMIKKSETITIEILDISKEDLACIRSIKHVYDVNFENHTLTILCSGGKHNLLRILDTLQQRNLSFGRVYSELPTLNDVFLEITGKELRD, encoded by the coding sequence ATGAATACACCCGTTGTCAAAGTGGAGAATCTTGTGAAGCGTTACAAAGATCTTGTGGCGCTTGACCATTTTAACTTAGAGATTGAGGAAGGCGAAATCTTTGGACTTCTTGGTCCTAACGGTTCCGGAAAAACAACCACAATCAATTGCATCTTATCCTTATTATCCTTCGATAAGGGAACCATCGAAGTTTTTGGAAAAGAAATGCATCCAAACAGCTACGACCTAAAACGCCAGATTGGTGTTGTCATGCAAAACGTTGCCGTTTTCGACGATTTGACCGTCTATGAAAATATTGATTACTTCTGCGGTCTTTACATCCGTGATAAAAAGCTTCGCAAACAATATATTGAGGATGCGATATCCTTTGTAGGACTTGAAGATTTCCAAAAATTTTACCCGAAAAAATTATCCGGTGGTCTTCTACGCCGTCTTAATATTGCATGCGGTATTGCACACAAACCAAAATTAATTATTCTTGATGAACCGACCGTTGCCGTTGACCCGCAAAGCCGGAATAAGATTCTAGAAGGCATTCAGGAACTAAACCGCCAGGGGGCAACGATTATTTACACCTCCCATTATATGGAAGAAGTCGAACAAATCTGCACCCGGATTGCCATCATGGATAAAGGACGGAATTTAGCACTCGGCACAAAAGAGGAACTCAAGCAGATGATTAAGAAAAGTGAAACCATTACCATTGAGATTCTAGACATCTCCAAGGAGGATCTTGCTTGCATTCGCTCCATCAAACATGTCTACGATGTCAATTTTGAAAATCATACCCTTACCATTCTTTGCAGCGGTGGCAAACACAACCTGCTTCGTATCCTGGACACCTTACAGCAAAGGAATCTTTCCTTTGGCCGTGTCTACTCAGAGCTGCCTACATTGAATGATGTCTTTTTGGAAATTACCGGAAAAGAATTAAGGGATTAA
- a CDS encoding TatD family hydrolase: MIFETHAHYDDECFTEDQDALIKSMPEKGIGRIINVGSSIESTKTTLELAKKYDYVYAAVGVHPSDIDGLNEDTFAWLKEQTAWEKTVAIGEIGLDYYWDKEPEVQERQREWFRRQMELAREVNLPVIIHSRDAAEDTMRLMKEIHAQEIPGVIHCYSYSKEMAQEFIKMGYYIGVGGVVTFKNAKKLKETVEAIPLERILLETDCPYMAPEPHRGTRNDSSNIPYVIAKIAELKQVSEAEVERVTEQNARTLFRKVR, encoded by the coding sequence ATGATATTTGAAACACATGCTCATTATGATGATGAGTGTTTTACGGAGGATCAGGATGCGTTAATCAAAAGTATGCCGGAAAAAGGAATTGGCAGGATTATCAATGTCGGGTCTTCGATAGAATCAACCAAAACAACGCTTGAACTTGCAAAAAAATATGATTATGTTTATGCAGCAGTCGGGGTACATCCAAGTGATATAGATGGACTTAACGAAGATACTTTTGCATGGTTAAAGGAGCAGACAGCCTGGGAAAAGACCGTTGCAATCGGGGAAATCGGTCTGGATTATTATTGGGATAAAGAGCCGGAAGTACAGGAAAGACAGCGAGAGTGGTTTCGCCGTCAGATGGAACTTGCAAGGGAAGTAAATCTTCCAGTGATTATTCATTCCAGGGATGCAGCCGAAGATACCATGCGCCTTATGAAAGAAATCCACGCACAGGAGATACCGGGTGTCATTCACTGTTATTCCTATTCCAAGGAAATGGCACAGGAGTTTATCAAAATGGGATATTACATCGGTGTCGGCGGTGTTGTCACTTTTAAAAATGCAAAGAAATTAAAGGAGACTGTCGAGGCAATTCCGTTGGAGAGAATTCTGTTAGAGACAGATTGCCCGTACATGGCACCGGAACCACACCGCGGAACGAGAAACGATTCTTCTAATATTCCGTATGTGATTGCAAAAATTGCTGAGCTAAAACAAGTGTCGGAAGCCGAGGTAGAAAGAGTCACAGAGCAAAATGCAAGGACTCTATTTCGCAAGGTGCGATAG